The genomic interval tcctctctctctacggcgaggcggcggcggcggcggcgggatggTGGGCTCGGCCGCGTACTCCGCCGCGTCGACCGTCGTCGTGGTGATGGCCAAGGGCAAGGGGAAGGGCGGCAAAGGCGGCTCCTCCGGCGCCCACAAGGTCAGCCGACCTCATTCCTCCCCTCGACTACCCCCAACAGGTTTGATACGGTCGAATTCGGGGCAACGTGGCTCGAATGAATGTGACTGCGAATGAGCATTCGTTTCAAATTCAATCCGCAGCAAGAAGTAGCAGTTATTACGGACCATTTACCTTCTAATAAAATTTAGGGGTAAAAATTGCCTTTTGGTGGTGTGTTATCACGTTGCGGCATCAACGatggaaaaggaaaactgTTCAGAATTGAGCTGTCTATGTTTCCTTTGTTATCAATGTTAATCAAAACATGTTTGTTTGGTACattcttaatttattactatatatatatatatatatatatatatatatatatatatatttcgatTATGAAGAGAATGGAAGATTCTATATTGGACCCATGGGTAACAAACAGGTCAGCTCTATGGCTGGGCACCCTAACAGACTGCCTCTATATTTCTAGGTTTCTGAGCGACGGCCTCCTCGGATCACTTCCAATGTGAAGCAGAGCCTGAGgattctaaaattttggaagGTATAAGCTTTGTTGCATTGCCTTTTCTTACTGTGGTAAAACTTGTGATCTGCTGCATCTGGTATGGAGTCATATAACATCTCGTAATAAATTCATCTGGCAATGTACGGCCAAATGGGGATACCCAAAGCGTCCAAGATTAACTTTGGCAGATCCTCACTGAATCATATATTAAGATATGCGTGCCTTTTGTATTCTGAAGCTTAGTTTTAACAGTTATTTAATCCTTGTTATCAGGATTATGAAAGAAGGCAAACAAGTGGACCTCAGCCTGCTACTCGTTACCGCAAAAAGAAAGTGATAAAAGAAGTGCTTCCTGATGACACAGACTTCTATGAGGACGCTTCTTCCACTCTTCACTAGTCAGGCTGCCACTCATTTCTTAGTCAAAACTTCagtatttttttggattggTGATTTGATGAGATTACTGACATTGTTTCGTCATTTCTTCTAGCACAAATCAGGGTTTGGAAATTGCATCCCCAGTTATTCTTGTGGATGGTTATAATGTATGTGGCTACTGGGGAAAGCTTAAGAAGGACTTCATGAATGGAAGGCAAGAGATTGCAAGACAAATGCTCATTGATGAGCTGGTATCTTTCAGTGCAGTAAGAGGTTTGTACTTTGTAGTAGAGAAATTAAATCCATTGCATATTGTCTCAAGTGTgatttctttaataaaaagtAGGCGTTACTTGTGCTGTCTAGTTAGGAAGTAACTGATGAAGCTGATAGACAGTTTTGTCTTACCCTACTCTGATTGTTAGTTAGGCACTTATGATTTCTATTAGATCAATCACCAGTTTAATAGTGCCTTATAGTGAAAAAGATAGTGACGATTTACAAATACATGTCTCCTTAATTGTGGAACATAAGAAGTTGGTGTCCTTTTTGCCTGTCTCAAGAGCCATGTGGGGTCCTTTTATGCCGACTTTCTTATACCATCTGTTATTCTCATGCTTGCAGAAATAAAAGTTGTGGTAGTATTTGATGCTGCAGCCTCTGGGCTTTCTACACATACAGAAACTTATAAAGGGTGAGATAATATTGTGAGCTCATATAAGCTGAtatatccaaaaataattGGAATCTTAATGTTTCAAGCAGTTTAGTCCCTAGGGAATCCTAACAGACAGATTTTACTTCATGGAATAGGGTTGATGTGGTGTATTCTGGTGACTTATCTGCTGATTCTTGGATTGAGAAGGAGGTAATGCTGATAAAATTCTTATTCAGAAGAAAGGATACCCTTAGAGTTCCCAGCTGATCAGACATGTCCATTTATCACAGTGCAAATTTCACATATAGATTTAgaataagccaaaaaaaaaaaa from Oryza brachyantha chromosome 3, ObraRS2, whole genome shotgun sequence carries:
- the LOC102707947 gene encoding uncharacterized protein YacP produces the protein MVGSAAYSAASTVVVVMAKGKGKGGKGGSSGAHKVSERRPPRITSNVKQSLRILKFWKDYERRQTSGPQPATRYRKKKVIKEVLPDDTDFYEDASSTLHYTNQGLEIASPVILVDGYNVCGYWGKLKKDFMNGRQEIARQMLIDELVSFSAVREIKVVVVFDAAASGLSTHTETYKGVDVVYSGDLSADSWIEKEVEALVADGCPKVWVVTSDALEQQLAHGEGALIWSSNRLVKEIKESEKELDEELKETRSTSLQGKLFQHKLKPKVVHALKDLRNKLEEQERGKR